Proteins encoded within one genomic window of Polaribacter sp. NJDZ03:
- a CDS encoding Rrf2 family transcriptional regulator, with protein sequence MLSNSSKYAIRAVLYLTEKASVDNKIGSKKIANDLTMPAPFLAKTLQELTKKNIISSVKGPHGGFYLTEANEKNSLLDIIDCIDGVEKFNECYLGQSECSDTNPCVVHQLYVPFKDKLISKLKKKSILEMSMEYVKNNNIINTL encoded by the coding sequence ATGTTATCAAATTCAAGTAAATATGCTATAAGAGCAGTACTCTATCTTACCGAAAAAGCGAGTGTAGATAATAAAATTGGCTCTAAAAAGATTGCAAATGATTTAACCATGCCAGCACCTTTTTTAGCCAAGACTTTACAAGAATTAACTAAAAAAAATATAATAAGCTCTGTAAAAGGACCTCATGGAGGATTTTATTTAACAGAAGCTAATGAAAAAAACTCCTTATTAGATATTATAGATTGTATTGATGGAGTAGAAAAATTTAATGAATGTTATTTAGGACAATCAGAATGCAGCGATACTAACCCTTGTGTTGTTCATCAATTATATGTACCATTTAAAGACAAATTAATTTCTAAATTAAAAAAGAAATCCATTTTAGAAATGTCTATGGAGTATGTGAAAAATAATAATATTATAAATACTTTATAA
- a CDS encoding aspartate aminotransferase family protein — protein sequence MKSPFYLTKEEMQSYGYKIVDTIVDHYTEEEHKKPVIKASREEMDSLFLSEAPDNATDANEVLDFVVDNVLPNSNISTHPKSFSFVPGPSNFISTMADSLATGFNIFSGGWIVSPAAAELEIVTLNWLLKMFDFPVTKGGGIFTSGGSMANLTALTTARRVKCGDDFSKGVIYLSDQAHSSNIKAIRVLGFKKEQIKIIPTDLEFKFSMNKLKNEIARDQLEGKKPFCIIASAGTTNTGTVDPLDDLADICEKENLWFHIDGAYGAAAILSKKGSRILRGIERADSLTVDPHKWFFQPYEIGCLLVKDASWLSNTFSEKPEYLRDIEGNESEINFYDYGIQLTRRFRALKFYMSIKTYGLNAFKKAITYNIDLADKTEDILRKSKNWEIVSPATLAIINFRYNPLNKDLTEEEVDRLNQEISTRVVDSREAFLVTTVLQSQVVIRMCLINPKTTLKHVTDTLDQCEVFAKQVLLDWKK from the coding sequence ATGAAATCACCCTTTTACTTAACAAAAGAAGAAATGCAGTCTTATGGCTATAAAATAGTAGATACTATTGTAGACCATTATACAGAAGAAGAACATAAAAAGCCAGTAATTAAGGCTTCTAGAGAAGAAATGGACTCATTATTTTTAAGTGAAGCTCCAGATAATGCTACAGATGCAAATGAAGTATTAGATTTTGTGGTAGATAATGTGCTGCCAAACAGTAATATTTCTACGCATCCGAAATCTTTTTCTTTTGTACCTGGCCCAAGTAATTTTATAAGTACCATGGCAGATTCTTTAGCAACAGGTTTTAATATTTTTTCTGGCGGATGGATTGTTTCTCCTGCAGCTGCAGAACTAGAAATTGTAACTTTAAATTGGTTGTTAAAAATGTTCGATTTTCCTGTAACTAAAGGAGGCGGAATTTTTACAAGTGGGGGTTCTATGGCTAATTTAACAGCCTTAACAACAGCGAGAAGAGTAAAATGTGGCGATGATTTTTCTAAAGGCGTTATTTATTTATCAGACCAAGCACATTCTTCCAATATTAAAGCAATTCGTGTTTTAGGCTTTAAAAAGGAACAGATTAAAATAATTCCGACAGATTTAGAGTTTAAGTTTAGTATGAATAAACTTAAAAATGAAATTGCAAGAGATCAGTTAGAAGGCAAAAAACCATTTTGTATTATTGCATCTGCAGGTACTACCAATACTGGTACTGTAGATCCTTTAGATGATTTAGCAGACATCTGTGAAAAAGAAAATCTTTGGTTTCATATAGACGGTGCTTATGGTGCTGCTGCAATTTTATCTAAAAAAGGGAGTAGAATTTTACGCGGAATAGAACGTGCCGATTCTTTAACGGTAGACCCTCATAAATGGTTTTTTCAACCGTATGAGATTGGTTGTCTACTAGTAAAAGATGCCTCTTGGTTAAGTAATACATTTAGTGAAAAACCAGAGTATTTAAGGGATATTGAAGGAAATGAGTCTGAAATTAATTTTTATGATTACGGAATTCAGTTAACAAGAAGGTTTAGAGCTTTAAAATTTTATATGTCTATAAAAACGTATGGTCTAAATGCATTTAAGAAAGCCATTACCTATAATATAGATTTGGCTGATAAAACTGAAGACATCCTAAGAAAAAGTAAAAACTGGGAAATTGTTTCTCCGGCTACTTTAGCCATTATTAACTTTAGATATAATCCGCTAAATAAAGATTTAACAGAAGAAGAAGTAGATAGATTAAATCAAGAAATTTCTACGAGAGTGGTAGACTCTAGAGAAGCCTTTTTAGTAACTACTGTTTTACAAAGTCAAGTAGTAATTAGAATGTGTTTAATAAACCCTAAAACAACGTTAAAGCATGTTACAGACACTTTAGACCAATGTGAAGTATTTGCTAAACAGGTTCTTTTAGATTGGAAAAAGTAG
- a CDS encoding SCO family protein: MKILKYILLLVVTATLLSSCNSPTSKESSKEEYQCPMKCEGDKVYAEEGVCPVCEMKLRPTSKVIKKVLSTMISDESIFNLTSKWNTQDGKEIALKELKGKTLVMVMIYTTCKAACPRLTADMRNIEEKIPTDLKNDVAFVLVSIDPENDTPKKLKEFAKENFIDNKQWTLLQGTESGVREFANVLAVKYKQISPLDFSHSNIISVFNPEGELVHQQEGLGVDNNETITKIIETVKTY; encoded by the coding sequence ATGAAAATACTTAAATACATATTGTTATTGGTTGTAACAGCAACATTATTAAGCTCTTGTAATTCACCTACTTCTAAAGAAAGTAGTAAAGAGGAGTACCAATGCCCCATGAAATGTGAGGGAGATAAAGTATATGCAGAAGAAGGTGTTTGTCCTGTTTGTGAAATGAAATTAAGGCCAACATCAAAAGTGATAAAAAAGGTTTTGTCTACTATGATTTCTGATGAATCTATTTTTAACCTAACCTCTAAATGGAATACACAAGATGGTAAGGAAATAGCGCTAAAAGAACTAAAAGGTAAAACTTTGGTAATGGTAATGATTTATACCACTTGCAAAGCTGCTTGCCCAAGGTTAACAGCAGATATGAGAAATATTGAAGAAAAAATTCCAACAGATTTAAAAAATGATGTTGCATTTGTTTTGGTAAGTATAGATCCAGAAAATGACACTCCAAAAAAGTTGAAAGAGTTTGCTAAAGAAAATTTTATAGACAACAAACAATGGACTTTATTACAAGGTACAGAAAGTGGTGTTAGAGAGTTTGCGAATGTTTTAGCTGTAAAATACAAACAAATTTCTCCATTAGATTTTTCACACTCTAACATTATCAGTGTTTTTAATCCGGAAGGAGAATTGGTACATCAACAAGAAGGATTAGGAGTTGATAATAATGAGACTATTACAAAAATTATAGAAACAGTTAAAACATATTAA
- a CDS encoding formylglycine-generating enzyme family protein, which yields MKTILRLTICLFLLNATNTSCQSKMVQIKGGEYMPLYGRDSMNVKIDDFLMDVYPVTNKEYIDFVKKFSKWQKSKVIKLFADGSYLRDWKSDTILGENQKEQSPITQVSWFAAKEYCECQGKRLPTVDEWEYVAMANKNIPDARKLKEYNAFILGWYEKPKSFNQTIGSTFKNYWKVYDLHGLVWEWTSDFNSVLISGESRKDVDTDNNLFCGSAAVNATDLMNYAAFMRYAIRGSLKAKYTMKNLGFRCVKDTKK from the coding sequence ATGAAAACTATTTTAAGATTGACAATTTGTTTATTTCTACTTAATGCAACCAATACAAGTTGTCAATCTAAAATGGTACAAATAAAAGGAGGAGAATACATGCCTTTATATGGTAGAGATTCTATGAATGTTAAGATTGATGATTTTTTAATGGATGTGTATCCGGTTACAAATAAAGAGTATATAGATTTTGTAAAGAAATTTTCAAAATGGCAAAAAAGTAAAGTCATAAAATTATTTGCTGATGGAAGTTATTTACGAGATTGGAAATCTGATACTATTTTAGGTGAAAATCAAAAAGAGCAATCTCCAATAACTCAAGTATCTTGGTTTGCGGCAAAAGAGTATTGTGAATGTCAAGGTAAAAGGTTGCCAACAGTAGATGAATGGGAGTATGTAGCGATGGCTAATAAAAACATACCAGATGCTAGAAAATTAAAGGAATACAATGCCTTTATTTTAGGTTGGTATGAAAAACCAAAGAGTTTTAACCAAACAATAGGATCTACTTTTAAAAATTATTGGAAAGTATATGATTTACATGGTTTGGTTTGGGAGTGGACTTCAGATTTTAATTCGGTGTTAATTTCTGGAGAATCTAGAAAAGATGTAGATACAGATAATAATCTATTCTGTGGAAGTGCAGCCGTAAATGCAACAGATTTAATGAATTATGCTGCTTTTATGAGGTACGCAATTAGGGGAAGTTTAAAAGCAAAATATACCATGAAAAACCTAGGTTTTAGATGTGTAAAAGATACTAAAAAATAG
- a CDS encoding DUF542 domain-containing protein: MNKSIATIVIENINTASVFKKYKIDFSIHGNMLLSKACEEKNTNLKHILKDLKAVNDKVYYLKDYNSWKLDFLIDFLVNIQHEYKEENILFLKEYGKKVTAIYGQEYKELIKINLLILEIADSVLEHMKNEECIIFPYIKKLIKANTKKIVTNTSNSPLNRPIDIIEDDHEKVSKTFKKIAELTNNYKIPENACISFKVLYLKLQQFEELLNNHIHIENNILFPKAKKLEQSLLIL; the protein is encoded by the coding sequence ATGAATAAAAGTATTGCAACAATAGTTATTGAGAACATAAATACTGCCTCCGTTTTTAAAAAATATAAAATAGACTTTAGTATTCATGGAAACATGTTACTTAGTAAGGCTTGTGAAGAAAAAAACACCAATTTAAAACACATTCTAAAGGATTTAAAAGCAGTAAATGATAAGGTTTACTATTTGAAAGATTATAATTCTTGGAAATTAGATTTTTTAATTGATTTTTTAGTGAATATTCAACATGAGTATAAAGAAGAAAATATATTATTCTTAAAAGAATATGGAAAAAAAGTAACTGCTATCTATGGGCAAGAATACAAAGAACTTATAAAAATTAATCTGTTAATATTAGAAATTGCAGATAGTGTTCTAGAGCACATGAAAAATGAAGAATGCATTATTTTTCCTTATATAAAGAAACTTATTAAGGCGAATACTAAAAAAATAGTGACTAATACATCTAATTCTCCTTTAAACAGACCTATTGATATTATAGAAGATGATCATGAAAAAGTGAGTAAAACATTTAAAAAAATAGCTGAACTAACCAATAATTATAAGATTCCAGAAAATGCATGTATCTCTTTTAAAGTCTTATACCTAAAATTACAGCAATTTGAAGAATTATTAAACAATCATATTCATATAGAAAATAATATCTTATTTCCTAAAGCAAAAAAGTTAGAGCAATCTTTATTAATACTTTGA
- the nirK gene encoding copper-containing nitrite reductase: MKLLKAVCILFAGSLLLINCKSEPKQELAKVDSSNIYIKGTMEAELTSPPFVPAPIGDRTAKKLLVNMEILEKEGTMTDGVQYVYWTFGGSVPGSFIRTRVGDEIEFTLSNHPDNKLPHNIDMHAVTGPGGGATSSFVAPGHNKTFSFKALNPGLFVYHCATAPVGMHIANGMYGLILVEPEGGLSKVDKEYYIMQGDFYTKGATDEKGLQPFDMTKAIKEDADYVVFNGKVGSLTGDNAITANVGETVRLFVGNGGPNLTSSFHVIGEIFDKVHVEGGDLINTNVQTTSIPSGGAAIVEFKVEVPGTFILVDHAIFRAFNKGALGMLKVSGEENKKLYSGVKQEGIYHPEGGTIQTMPNDNKEKVAVNTAEKPLAKKIADGKQVYMTTCFACHQGEGQGIPNAFPPLAKSDYLNADVKRAVGIVLHGKTGEITVNGNKYNSVMTRQTLTEVEVADVLTYVYNSWGNNKTNVTVNTVKEVKSSH, from the coding sequence ATGAAATTATTAAAAGCAGTGTGCATACTATTTGCAGGAAGTTTACTTCTTATTAATTGTAAGAGTGAACCAAAACAAGAATTAGCTAAAGTAGATAGTTCTAACATTTATATAAAAGGAACTATGGAAGCAGAATTAACTTCGCCTCCTTTTGTGCCCGCTCCAATAGGAGATAGAACGGCTAAAAAGTTATTAGTTAATATGGAAATTCTTGAAAAAGAAGGAACCATGACAGATGGCGTACAATATGTTTACTGGACATTTGGTGGTTCTGTTCCAGGAAGCTTTATAAGAACTAGAGTGGGAGATGAAATAGAATTTACATTATCTAATCATCCAGATAATAAATTACCACATAATATAGATATGCATGCGGTAACGGGACCTGGAGGTGGAGCAACCTCTTCTTTTGTGGCTCCTGGTCATAATAAAACGTTTTCTTTTAAAGCATTAAATCCTGGTTTGTTTGTATACCACTGTGCTACCGCACCTGTTGGAATGCATATTGCAAACGGAATGTATGGTTTAATTTTGGTGGAACCAGAAGGTGGTTTATCAAAAGTAGATAAAGAATATTATATTATGCAAGGGGACTTTTATACCAAAGGAGCTACCGATGAAAAAGGGCTACAACCTTTTGATATGACAAAAGCTATAAAAGAAGATGCAGATTATGTTGTCTTTAACGGTAAAGTGGGGTCATTAACTGGTGATAATGCAATTACAGCAAATGTTGGCGAAACGGTTCGTTTATTTGTAGGTAATGGTGGTCCAAACTTAACATCCTCTTTTCATGTTATTGGAGAAATTTTTGATAAAGTACATGTAGAAGGTGGCGATTTAATAAATACAAATGTACAAACTACATCAATTCCTTCTGGTGGTGCAGCAATTGTAGAATTTAAAGTAGAAGTACCCGGAACATTTATTTTAGTAGATCATGCTATTTTTAGAGCGTTTAACAAAGGTGCTTTAGGAATGCTAAAAGTATCTGGAGAAGAAAATAAAAAATTATATTCTGGAGTAAAACAAGAAGGAATTTATCACCCAGAAGGAGGTACTATTCAAACAATGCCAAATGATAATAAAGAAAAAGTGGCTGTGAATACTGCAGAAAAACCTTTGGCTAAAAAAATAGCAGATGGTAAACAAGTTTACATGACTACTTGTTTTGCTTGCCACCAAGGAGAAGGACAAGGAATACCGAATGCATTTCCTCCTTTAGCAAAATCAGATTATTTAAATGCAGATGTTAAAAGAGCTGTTGGTATTGTGTTACATGGTAAAACAGGTGAAATTACTGTAAACGGAAATAAATATAACAGTGTAATGACAAGACAAACACTTACCGAAGTAGAAGTGGCAGATGTACTTACTTATGTATATAATTCTTGGGGAAATAATAAAACCAATGTTACAGTAAACACAGTAAAAGAAGTAAAAAGCAGCCATTAA
- the ric gene encoding iron-sulfur cluster repair di-iron protein, protein MKITKDNTVAEVVTYNIKTADVFKKHGIDFCCGGGISIEKACKKHNVSFEEIEQELLNINTPTSNTYNYDSWKLDFLVDHIINIHHAYVEESTPIILQYAAKVAKVHGHHYTEVVEINKLFIEVAQELAAHLKKEELILFPFIKKLVKADLEGVKVNQPHFGTVNNPIAMMEEEHESAGDILKEIKKLSNNYTPPEGACNTFKALYAKLDEFEQDLHQHIHLENNILFPKAILLEQKNKE, encoded by the coding sequence ATGAAAATTACAAAAGATAATACAGTAGCAGAAGTAGTAACTTACAATATAAAAACAGCAGATGTATTTAAAAAACACGGAATAGATTTTTGTTGTGGAGGAGGAATTTCTATAGAAAAAGCATGTAAAAAGCACAATGTTTCTTTTGAAGAAATTGAGCAAGAACTATTAAATATAAATACCCCAACCTCTAATACATATAATTATGATAGTTGGAAGCTAGATTTTTTGGTAGATCATATTATAAACATTCACCATGCTTATGTAGAAGAAAGTACTCCAATAATATTGCAATATGCCGCTAAAGTGGCTAAAGTTCATGGACATCATTATACCGAAGTTGTAGAAATTAATAAACTTTTTATTGAGGTAGCACAGGAATTAGCAGCACATTTAAAAAAGGAAGAACTTATTTTGTTCCCTTTTATTAAAAAGTTAGTAAAAGCAGATTTAGAAGGAGTAAAAGTGAATCAACCTCATTTTGGAACCGTAAACAATCCAATAGCAATGATGGAAGAAGAACATGAAAGTGCTGGTGATATCTTAAAGGAAATTAAAAAACTTTCTAATAATTATACACCACCAGAAGGAGCTTGTAATACATTTAAGGCGTTGTATGCTAAATTAGATGAGTTTGAGCAAGACTTACATCAACATATTCATTTAGAAAATAATATTTTGTTTCCTAAAGCCATTCTTTTAGAGCAAAAAAATAAAGAATAA